Genomic segment of Clostridiaceae bacterium:
ATTTGCATAGCTTCTTCATAATCATTTTTAGAGATAACCGGTCCTGGATTTTCTCCACCGATTTCTACAGCAGTACTTTCGGTTTTAAGTATATTAAATCCCAGACTATGATACATTCTTATTGCAACGTGACTCCATGTCTGTGTATGCAGCCAGATTCTTTCTTCAGGCTCCCATGAGGCAAACAAGGAAAGCACTTTTTTGACTACAGCTTTGCCAAGTCCCTTTCCCTGGTATTCAGGGCAGACACCCACCCAGTGCAGAGAAGCTTGATAACCAAGTCTGCTGTTGGCATACCAGGCTGTTGCTGTTGCAACCGGAAGACCTTCCCGGTTTATCACAAAAACGCAGCGTTTCTCCAGCTCAGGCAGACGATAGAGGTAATCTCTGGAGAAATATGCAAGGGCTTTTTCTTCGTTATCGAACTCCAATACAGAGGTTTCAATTCTTGCCCAGTGATATTCGTCTCCCTTTTGAAAAAAGCGGAAATGAAACCCTTCAGGTAAAGATGGCTCATCAAAATAGGTATTTCTGTTTAGCCTCATTATAACATGCTTATAGGGAATACTTTTGTCCAGCATGTTCAATTCTCCTTTTTATTTCTTAATAAAGTTATTATTATAACTAATTTACATTATTTAATTGTTAGTGATTAGAGTAGAGTTACAGAATTGTACTAACCAGTTCCTGGTAGAAATCATCTTCATAAACATTTTTTAGGATTTCCAGCGCAGCATCAATATCATATTTCGTCTTAACCC
This window contains:
- a CDS encoding GNAT family N-acetyltransferase, translated to MLDKSIPYKHVIMRLNRNTYFDEPSLPEGFHFRFFQKGDEYHWARIETSVLEFDNEEKALAYFSRDYLYRLPELEKRCVFVINREGLPVATATAWYANSRLGYQASLHWVGVCPEYQGKGLGKAVVKKVLSLFASWEPEERIWLHTQTWSHVAIRMYHSLGFNILKTESTAVEIGGENPGPVISKNDYEEAMQILKDIYEPEFYEKLIATAE